One Acidobacteriota bacterium genomic window carries:
- a CDS encoding (2Fe-2S)-binding protein, translated as MRLQINGKRMEYSGDPAVPLLWVLREQFKLTGTKFGCGIAQCGACTVHLNGRATRACVTPVSAAGGGRVVTIEGLSGDTAEAVQNAWRGLDVPQCGYCQSGQIMTAVALLSQKPAPEDRDIDAAMTGNVCRCCTYPAIRKAIQQAAESLEG; from the coding sequence ATGCGATTGCAGATCAATGGGAAACGAATGGAATACAGCGGCGATCCGGCGGTTCCGCTGCTGTGGGTTCTGCGCGAGCAGTTCAAGCTGACAGGTACCAAGTTCGGCTGCGGAATCGCCCAGTGCGGAGCCTGCACGGTCCACCTCAACGGACGCGCCACCAGAGCCTGCGTGACGCCGGTTTCAGCCGCCGGCGGCGGACGCGTGGTCACCATCGAAGGACTCTCGGGCGACACCGCTGAAGCGGTGCAGAACGCCTGGCGCGGCCTGGACGTCCCCCAGTGCGGATACTGCCAGTCGGGACAGATCATGACGGCGGTAGCCCTGCTTTCGCAGAAACCCGCCCCCGAGGACCGCGACATCGATGCGGCCATGACGGGCAACGTCTGCCGCTGCTGCACCTATCCCGCCATCCGCAAGGCCATCCAACAGGCCGCCGAGAGCTTGGAGGGTTGA